A single window of Debaryomyces hansenii CBS767 chromosome F complete sequence DNA harbors:
- a CDS encoding DEHA2F20944p (similar to uniprot|P04817 Saccharomyces cerevisiae YEL063C CAN1 Plasma membrane arginine permease): MSDLEKYAESSSNSYRGVNSSSDPTKEKDVQYVTESDNNEFFESEQFEVKRQLKARHISMIALGGTIGTGLFISTGGILSDAGPVNSLISFLFMTSLAFSVTQSLGEMATYIPLSGSFNQFATRWCSPALGAANGYSYWFSWAITFALEISVTGQIIQYWTDAVPIAAWITIFLVIITLTNLFPVKYYGEIEFWVASLKIIAVVGWLIYALVMVCGGGSRGPVGFRYWRNPGPWGPGILVENVNTGRFLGWLSSLISAAFTFQGCELVGLSCGESKNPRKTVPAAIRKVLYRILIFYVLAIFFIGLLVPYDYDAANDSYVGSSPFLVAMELSGTKILPDIFNAVILITIISAANSNVYCGSRVLYSMAQAKVGPKFLGLTTKHGVPYVAVGITAAFGCLAYLVLSSGGQTVFDWLLNITAVAGLIAWGWISFTHIRFMNILKARNISRDSLPFKAIFMPYSAYYATTTIFILVFIQGFQAFFDIDAAKFFTAYISNIFFLALWIGFHFYFNGKNSFSLKTLLVPIEECDIDTGVREIDDLIWEDDEPKNLWEKFWNIVS, translated from the coding sequence ATGAgtgatttagaaaaataTGCAGAATCGAGTAGTAACTCGTACAGGGGAGTTAACTCAAGTTCTGATCCTACCAAGGAGAAGGACGTCCAATATGTGACGGAGTCGGACAATAACGAGTTCTTTGAGCTGGAACAATTCGAGGTGAAGCGTCAATTGAAGGCTAGACACATTTCTATGATTGCATTGGGTGGTACGATAGGTACAGGGCTTTTTATCAGTACAGGAGGTATTTTGAGTGATGCTGGGCCGGTGAATTCGTTGATTTCGTTTTTGTTCATGACCAGTTTGGCATTCTCGGTGACTCAATCGTTGGGAGAAATGGCTACGTACATTCCACTTTCGGGGTCGTTTAACCAGTTTGCGACTAGATGGTGTTCGCCTGCGTTGGGGGCTGCCAATGGGTATTCGTACTGGTTCTCATGGGCCATTACTTTTGCATTAGAAATATCTGTTACGGGGCAAATTATCCAGTACTGGACTGATGCTGTTCCTATAGCGGCGTGGATTACAATTTTCTTGGTCATTATTACCTTGACAAACTTATTCCCAGTTAAATACTATGGGGAAATTGAATTCTGGGTGGCATCGTTGAAGATCATTGCTGTTGTTGGTTGGTTAATTTATGCCTTGGTCATGGTATGTGGTGGTGGTCTGAGAGGTCCTGTTGGTTTCAGATACTGGCGTAACCCCGGTCCTTGGGGTCCTGGTATTTTGGTTGAAAATGTGAATACCGGTAGATTCTTGGGTTGgttatcttctttaatcAGTGCTGCATTCACTTTCCAAGGTTGTGAATTAGTTGGTTTATCATGTGGTGAATCCAAAAACCCAAGAAAGACTGTGCCCGCTGCGATTAGAAAAGTGTTGTACAGAATTCTTATTTTCTATGTTCTCGCAATCTTTTTCATTGGGTTGTTAGTGCCATATGATTATGACGCCGCTAATGATTCATATGTCGGTTCGTCACCATTTCTCGTTGCAATGGAACTCTCAGGTACCAAAATTTTGCctgatatttttaatgcTGTTATTTTAATTACTATTATATCCGCAGCTAATTCAAATGTCTATTGTGGTTCCCGTGTTTTATATTCTATGGCACAAGCTAAAGTTGGGCCAAAGTTTCTTGGTTTAACTACTAAACATGGTGTTCCTTACGTGGCTGTAGGTATTACTGCAGCCTTTGGTTGTCTTGCATACTTGGTTTTAAGTTCTGGGGGCCAAACTGTCTTTGATTggttattgaatattacaGCCGTGGCTGGATTGATTGCATGGGGTTGGATCTCTTTCACTCACATAAGATTTATGAATATCTTAAAAgcaagaaatatttcaagagACTCTTTGCCATTTAAGGCAATATTCATGCCATATAGTGCTTATTATGCCACTACTACAATTTTTATCTTGGTGTTCATCCAAGGATTCCAAGCtttctttgatattgatgCTGCGAAGTTTTTCACGGCGTACATTTCTAACATCTTCTTCCTCGCCTTATGGATTGGATTCCACTTTTACTTCAACGGTAAAAATTCGTTTTCATTAAAGACTTTATTAGTGCCTATTGAAGAATGTGATATTGATACGGGTGTCAGagaaattgatgatttgattTGGGAAGACGACGAGCCAAAGAACTTGTGGGAGAAGTTCTGGAATATTGTTTCATGA
- a CDS encoding DEHA2F20966p (some similarities with CA4509|IPF8973 Candida albicans IPF8973 unknown function) produces MDEENDMREWSLDDEILLFDLMCDFKPAGHDKDKQMSIIVEKMNENVSEGTKPFSADDIWKKLGGMYDLERVDELEDYIDEDEDSAEEDGAPNEKEEDKKEDIDQSSKDPDSSGLSDVETDMASEREELEVPKSGSRGNNKNKKDRVRKVDTKEDSTAVETKDAEVTNENEDANDDGDDNNEEEDEGNDENEQEDPDDDDQDDDDDENESGEGSLQKRVTRGARKHQHELSDQTGTPKPKKRTRSSAKLDAVETPPPSKRSQKTATPPAQQTPTASAKRRKKSEVQESDADKSNTRRSKRSLVPATTPSKPQAPPIRRSSRKK; encoded by the coding sequence AtggatgaagaaaatgatatgAGAGAATGGAGCTTAGACGATGAAATCCTTTTGTTTGATCTTATGTGTGATTTCAAGCCGGCTGGGCATGATAAAGACAAGCAAATGAGTATAATTGTCGAAAAGATGAACGAAAATGTATCAGAAGGAACGAAGCCGTTTTCAGCAGATGATATATGGAAAAAACTTGGAGGAATGTACGATTTAGAACGAGTGGACGAATTGGAGGATTACatagatgaagatgaggaTTCGGCTGAAGAGGACGGTGCACCAAATGAGAAGGAAGAGgataagaaagaagatatcGATCAATCTAGCAAAGACCCAGATTCCTCGGGTTTGAGTGATGTTGAGACAGATATGGCTAgtgaaagagaagaattagagGTACCGAAAAGTGGAAGCAGAggtaataataagaataagaaAGATAGAGTTCGCAAAGTCGACACGAAGGAAGACTCTACAGCCGTTGAGACAAAAGATGCAGAAGTAACTaatgagaatgaagatgcaaatgatgatggtgatgacaacaatgaagaagaagatgaggGCAACGACGAAAACGAACAAGAAGATCCGGATGATGATGATCAggacgatgacgatgatgaaaatgaaagtgGTGAAGGCTCCTTACAGAAGAGGGTGACACGGGGTGCAAGGAAACACCAACACGAACTTTCCGATCAAACAGGGACGCCAAAACCAAAAAAGAGAACCAGGTCGAGTGCAAAATTGGATGCAGTTGAAACCCCTCCTCCGAGTAAACGCAGCCAAAAGACTGCGACACCTCCAGCTCAACAAACACCAACTGCATCAGcgaagagaagaaagaaatctGAAGTTCAAGAGTCCGATGCCGATAAAAGTAATACCAGAAGAAGTAAGCGATCGTTGGTTCCAGCGACTACGCCCCTGAAACCCCAGGCACCACCAATAAGACGAAGttcaagaaagaaatga